The following are encoded in a window of Methanococcoides sp. LMO-2 genomic DNA:
- a CDS encoding DUF7287 family protein codes for MTRPNLLKRKLRGNDEGQVTIDYLMGITIFIVALFFIFQYSAGLFTPFQSNSDEVTLVADRVATSITEKEISAGDIRTPNLIDGNKTNDYFDNKLSSGYYTEIEDLGLRGEYHRYDLNVTLENSTQMLKMAGEPLPLSNNIGQTKRVVLIEDTVTGETETAILSVRVW; via the coding sequence ATGACAAGACCTAATTTGTTAAAAAGAAAACTTCGAGGAAATGACGAAGGCCAGGTAACAATCGATTACCTTATGGGAATTACCATATTCATTGTTGCATTATTCTTCATATTCCAGTATTCAGCAGGTTTATTTACTCCATTCCAGTCCAATTCTGACGAGGTTACACTTGTTGCTGACCGTGTTGCTACTTCGATCACTGAGAAGGAGATCAGTGCGGGGGATATAAGGACACCGAATTTGATTGATGGAAACAAGACTAATGATTACTTTGACAATAAGCTATCATCTGGTTATTATACAGAAATTGAAGATCTTGGATTGAGAGGAGAATACCATCGATATGACCTTAATGTAACACTGGAGAACAGTACACAGATGCTCAAGATGGCGGGCGAACCACTTCCACTTTCCAACAATATTGGCCAAACAAAGCGTGTTGTACTCATTGAAGATACTGTCACCGGCGAAACTGAAACAGCAATACTATCAGTAAGGGTGTGGTGA
- a CDS encoding DUF7288 family protein encodes MKNLNIIRITREEDAQMHTLEAIMAATIMVVIILFAVQATSLTPLTSSTANAHIESQMYIIGQDMLTALDHSSNGQNSDLKNETINWNGEMYVWNGTDYQSDDNKNNSLEGPVVDLIKPILVDNGIAHNIEFTYSSISESENYTRYSEKLENYYIYNGDPSDNAVIVSRKVLLSESDVGSSYEAVTGIPDVDGNATALYNIIDVKLTLWRM; translated from the coding sequence ATGAAAAATCTAAACATAATTAGAATTACACGCGAAGAGGATGCACAGATGCACACTCTTGAAGCCATAATGGCTGCAACCATAATGGTAGTCATAATTCTATTCGCAGTTCAGGCAACTTCTCTTACTCCCCTTACCTCATCAACAGCAAATGCCCACATCGAATCCCAGATGTACATCATAGGTCAAGATATGTTGACTGCACTTGACCATTCTTCAAATGGGCAAAACTCTGATCTGAAAAATGAAACCATTAACTGGAATGGAGAGATGTATGTCTGGAACGGGACAGATTATCAATCCGATGATAATAAAAATAATTCACTCGAGGGACCTGTAGTTGACCTCATAAAACCTATTCTGGTTGATAATGGAATTGCTCACAACATCGAGTTCACATATAGCAGTATTTCAGAATCAGAGAACTACACAAGATACAGCGAAAAACTTGAAAATTACTACATATATAATGGAGATCCATCTGACAACGCGGTAATTGTTTCAAGAAAAGTATTGCTTTCTGAATCAGATGTTGGAAGTTCTTATGAAGCTGTTACCGGAATACCAGATGTTGATGGCAATGCAACTGCATTATATAACATTATAGATGTGAAACTCACATTATGGCGCATGTAA